One Phycisphaerae bacterium genomic window carries:
- a CDS encoding ABC transporter permease, translating to MLGVVFGVASVVAMLAVGEGASREALDQIRKLGSTNIIITSMKPVEEESRGTVSPFSMSVYGLLYADEQRAAQALRSIKRTVPVKLVRKEGRLGERKLDMRIVGTTPDWFDLVQRDVIAGRVISPRDAQRHAGVVVLTEYGARRLLATARSLGETLRIGGEYYEVIGIVRSESGQGGAIQTPDQEIDAYIPIEVARERYGDMTVIITSGSMLREMVELHQLIVEVDAIQNVEATAAGLERMLKQFHPKVDYRFSVPLALLRQAEATKRTFNVVLGSIAGISLLVGGIGIMNIMLASVTERTREIGIRRAIGAKRAQIIVQFLIETMVLSTTGGFFGVAIGLAIPWLITRIVGMPTVVTGYSLALAVGISVTVGLIFGLYPARHAANLDPIEALRHE from the coding sequence ATGCTGGGCGTGGTCTTCGGCGTGGCGAGCGTGGTGGCCATGCTGGCCGTGGGCGAGGGGGCCAGCCGCGAAGCGCTCGATCAGATCCGCAAGCTCGGCTCCACGAACATCATCATCACGTCGATGAAGCCGGTCGAGGAGGAGTCCCGCGGTACCGTCTCGCCCTTCAGCATGAGCGTCTACGGCCTCCTGTACGCGGACGAGCAGCGCGCCGCGCAGGCGCTGCGCTCCATCAAGCGCACCGTCCCGGTGAAGCTGGTGCGCAAGGAGGGGCGCCTCGGCGAGCGCAAGCTCGACATGCGAATCGTCGGCACGACGCCCGACTGGTTTGACCTCGTGCAACGCGACGTGATCGCGGGCCGCGTGATCTCCCCGCGCGACGCCCAGCGGCACGCGGGCGTGGTCGTACTGACGGAGTACGGTGCCCGCCGGCTGCTGGCGACCGCGCGCTCGCTGGGTGAGACACTGCGGATCGGCGGCGAGTACTACGAGGTCATTGGCATCGTGCGCAGCGAGTCCGGACAGGGCGGCGCCATCCAGACGCCGGACCAGGAAATCGACGCGTACATCCCGATCGAAGTCGCGCGCGAGCGTTACGGCGACATGACGGTGATCATCACGTCGGGCTCGATGCTGCGCGAGATGGTGGAACTGCACCAGCTCATCGTGGAGGTGGACGCGATCCAGAACGTCGAGGCCACCGCCGCCGGTCTGGAACGCATGTTGAAGCAGTTTCACCCCAAAGTGGACTACCGTTTCAGCGTGCCGCTGGCGCTGCTGCGGCAGGCCGAAGCCACCAAGCGCACGTTCAATGTCGTGCTGGGGTCGATCGCGGGTATCAGCCTGCTGGTCGGCGGCATCGGCATCATGAACATCATGCTCGCCTCGGTGACCGAGCGCACGCGCGAGATCGGTATTCGCCGGGCGATCGGCGCCAAGCGGGCCCAGATCATCGTGCAATTCCTGATCGAGACGATGGTGCTGTCGACGACCGGCGGGTTCTTCGGCGTGGCGATCGGTTTGGCGATTCCGTGGCTGATCACGCGGATCGTTGGCATGCCGACGGTCGTGACAGGGTACAGCCTGGCCCTGGCGGTGGGCATCAGCGTGACAGTCGGTCTGATCTTCGGGCTCTATCCCGCCCGGCACGCCGCGAACCTTGACCCGATCGAAGCCCTGCGCCACGAGTGA
- a CDS encoding ABC transporter ATP-binding protein, giving the protein MTTGTGAETGLVRVENVTKIYQVGTTEVRALAGVTLAFEAGSFWAIMGPSGSGKSTLLNLLGCLDRPTSGRYVLEGHDVAELDDNALSELRLRHLGFIFQSFNLIPQLTVRENIELPLYYLDWEAGASAQRAEEMAERVGLADRLNHRPSELSGGQQQRVAFARALAANPAILLADEPTGNLDSATGEQIMQLLKELNQQGKTIIMVTHEPNLANYARYRLHMRDGLVDRIDEDPE; this is encoded by the coding sequence ATGACCACGGGCACGGGCGCCGAGACGGGGCTGGTCCGAGTGGAGAACGTGACCAAGATCTACCAGGTCGGCACGACGGAGGTGCGCGCCCTGGCCGGCGTCACGCTCGCGTTCGAGGCCGGGAGCTTCTGGGCCATCATGGGCCCGAGCGGCTCCGGCAAGAGTACCCTGCTGAACCTGCTGGGCTGTCTCGACCGGCCGACGTCCGGGCGCTACGTGCTCGAGGGCCACGACGTGGCCGAGTTGGACGACAACGCCCTGAGCGAATTGCGCCTGCGGCACCTCGGGTTCATCTTCCAGAGCTTCAACCTGATCCCGCAACTGACGGTCCGCGAGAACATCGAGTTGCCGCTGTATTACCTGGACTGGGAGGCGGGCGCGAGCGCGCAGCGCGCGGAGGAGATGGCCGAGCGCGTCGGCCTGGCGGACCGGCTGAACCACCGCCCGTCGGAGCTCTCGGGCGGCCAGCAGCAGCGCGTCGCGTTTGCCCGCGCGCTGGCGGCCAACCCCGCGATCCTGCTGGCCGACGAGCCGACTGGTAACCTCGATAGCGCCACCGGCGAACAGATCATGCAACTGCTCAAGGAGCTGAACCAGCAGGGCAAGACGATCATCATGGTCACGCACGAGCCCAACCTGGCGAATTACGCACGGTACCGCCTGCACATGCGCGACGGGCTGGTCGACCGGATTGACGAGGATCCCGAATGA
- a CDS encoding HlyD family efflux transporter periplasmic adaptor subunit produces MSLPKTNGTRWRRWLPVILGGVAVLAVAGTMVLSRAASLAGTATTVPTFTVQRGPLTISVVESGTIKSQDQVVLKSEVEGQTTLIFLIPEGTRVQEGELLAELDASKLRDDRVERQIQVDNAQAAYIQASENLSIVKNQTAGDISKAELAAEFAVQDLKKYMEGEYQQQHREATSKITIANEELNRAKDKMDWSKRLCDEKYLSGTEYEADRLTYERARLDYELALAAKDLLEQYTHERQRRQLESDVEQTKLALDRTRLKGNADIVQAEAQLKAKEAEFRQQQVKLAKIDELIEKSKIIAPRAGLVVYATSSRQSRPGMTQPLEEGQTVRERQELIYLPSTDAMMAELMIHESSLGKVQPGQPVQVTVDALAGKSFAGRVRSIAPLPDAQSMFMNADRKVYATRVDLLGANPELRTGMSCRAEIIVQTFEDAFYIPVQAVIREAGKPTVYVRSGNQFVPREVDAGLDNSSMIHIASGLTAGEVVSLAPPLGASAAPFAAALPAAALPPANGANGQSGALTGVPGSQPGFAPTADPSGEVPAAEGQPRGRGRRGGDQPSGERSAELRRRMENMTPEEREEFMQRMRERRSGRQTGEEGGAPPSEPAGDQPAGRPGGPPGEPPGGSEQRS; encoded by the coding sequence ATGAGTCTCCCGAAAACTAACGGTACACGCTGGCGGCGATGGCTGCCGGTGATTCTCGGCGGCGTCGCCGTGCTGGCGGTCGCCGGCACGATGGTGCTGTCACGGGCGGCCAGCCTGGCGGGCACGGCCACGACGGTGCCGACCTTCACGGTGCAGCGCGGGCCGCTGACCATCAGCGTCGTCGAGTCGGGCACGATCAAGTCGCAGGACCAGGTGGTGCTGAAGAGCGAGGTCGAGGGTCAGACCACGCTGATTTTCCTGATCCCCGAGGGGACGCGCGTGCAGGAGGGTGAGTTGCTGGCCGAGCTTGACGCCAGCAAGCTCCGCGATGACCGGGTCGAGCGGCAGATTCAGGTTGACAACGCCCAGGCGGCGTACATTCAGGCGAGCGAAAACCTGTCGATCGTGAAAAACCAGACCGCCGGGGATATCTCCAAGGCGGAACTGGCGGCCGAATTCGCCGTGCAGGACCTGAAGAAGTACATGGAGGGCGAGTACCAGCAGCAGCATCGCGAGGCGACCTCGAAAATCACGATCGCGAACGAGGAACTGAACCGCGCCAAGGACAAGATGGATTGGTCGAAGCGCCTCTGCGACGAGAAATATCTCTCCGGGACGGAGTACGAAGCCGACCGGCTGACCTACGAGCGCGCCAGGCTGGACTACGAGCTCGCGCTGGCCGCCAAGGACCTGCTGGAGCAGTACACGCACGAGCGCCAGCGGCGGCAGCTCGAAAGCGATGTGGAACAGACCAAATTGGCGCTCGATCGCACGCGGCTGAAGGGCAACGCGGATATCGTGCAGGCGGAGGCCCAGCTCAAGGCGAAGGAAGCCGAGTTCCGGCAGCAGCAGGTCAAGCTGGCCAAGATCGACGAGTTGATCGAGAAGAGCAAGATCATCGCGCCACGCGCGGGGCTGGTGGTGTACGCGACGTCGTCGCGGCAGTCGCGCCCGGGCATGACCCAGCCGCTGGAAGAGGGCCAGACGGTGCGCGAGCGGCAGGAGCTGATCTACCTGCCCTCCACCGACGCCATGATGGCCGAGCTGATGATCCACGAATCGAGCCTCGGCAAGGTCCAGCCCGGCCAGCCGGTGCAGGTGACCGTCGACGCGCTGGCCGGCAAGAGCTTCGCCGGGCGCGTCCGTTCCATCGCGCCGCTGCCGGATGCTCAGAGCATGTTCATGAACGCCGACCGCAAGGTCTACGCCACGCGGGTGGACCTGCTGGGGGCGAACCCCGAGCTGCGCACGGGCATGAGTTGTCGGGCGGAGATCATCGTCCAGACATTCGAAGACGCTTTCTACATCCCGGTGCAGGCGGTCATCCGCGAGGCGGGAAAGCCGACGGTCTATGTGCGCAGCGGCAACCAATTTGTCCCCCGCGAAGTCGACGCCGGCCTGGACAACAGCAGCATGATCCACATCGCGTCCGGGCTCACTGCGGGTGAGGTGGTGAGCCTGGCGCCGCCTCTGGGCGCGAGCGCTGCGCCGTTTGCGGCCGCGCTGCCAGCGGCCGCGTTGCCGCCGGCCAACGGCGCGAACGGACAATCTGGAGCGCTGACGGGCGTGCCCGGCTCGCAGCCCGGCTTCGCGCCGACAGCGGACCCGTCGGGAGAGGTGCCTGCCGCCGAGGGCCAGCCCCGCGGGCGCGGGCGCCGCGGCGGCGATCAGCCGTCGGGGGAGCGGTCGGCCGAGCTGCGGCGCCGCATGGAGAACATGACGCCCGAGGAGCGGGAAGAGTTCATGCAGCGGATGCGCGAACGGCGCTCCGGCCGGCAAACCGGCGAGGAAGGTGGTGCTCCGCCGAGCGAGCCCGCTGGTGACCAACCGGCCGGCCGGCCGGGTGGTCCACCGGGTGAGCCGCCCGGTGGTTCCGAGCAACGCTCATGA
- a CDS encoding TolC family protein, with protein sequence MKRLHPASPRCSTVAARPPGTRLARLICLGSAALWACGCTAEFHRRDADRVAYRAIAQTQAQALGRTEPFTVERPVEALRRRLLLDQQLPRATTASLGAQDIAPIPQWPDKAYLQPQGTTDEFIASLPSNAPLKLKLTDVLQIAAHESREYQSQKETVFRTALQLDLERDAFRQTWSGVLTSLFQSNLERTVALDDKGHTDLQTVSGFENDGVLEFSQRLKNGLSFTGALGVDLVSLMTQDRLYSRGLYADVSISLPLLRGAGEFVVTEPLTQAERNVVYAIYTFERFKHTFAVDVATDYFDVLQQWDQVRNAEDNYRSLIASTRRARRLADAGRLPEIQVDQSRQDELRARQRWVAATEQYQRRLDAFKVTLGLPADADVTLDYGELERLAARAEQAFPPEAGVAGAATAPAADAPIELTPPGTGAAGPYEFDPAEAVAIALAHRLDLRVALGQIDDAQRTVAVAADQLRADVTLLGRGSAGASRTLASVSSDDAILRPDEGTYSALLTVDLPLERTAERNTYRASLIGLEQAVRAAQQFEDQVKLDVRNRLSQLLEARESLRIQTDAVAVARRRVESTNLFLEAGRAEIRDVLEAQDALISAQNALTAALVSYRLGELALQRDLGVLAVNERGLWQEYLPQNEAKEDESPEN encoded by the coding sequence ATGAAACGACTACACCCTGCAAGCCCGCGCTGTTCCACCGTCGCCGCGCGACCGCCCGGCACCCGCCTGGCGCGGCTGATCTGCCTCGGCAGCGCCGCGTTGTGGGCCTGCGGCTGCACGGCCGAGTTCCATCGCCGCGACGCGGATCGGGTCGCGTACCGGGCCATCGCGCAGACGCAGGCCCAGGCGCTGGGACGCACCGAGCCTTTCACGGTCGAGCGCCCGGTCGAGGCGCTGCGACGCCGGCTGCTGCTCGATCAGCAACTGCCGCGTGCCACAACCGCCTCACTTGGCGCGCAGGACATCGCGCCGATTCCGCAGTGGCCGGACAAGGCCTACCTGCAGCCGCAGGGCACCACGGACGAGTTCATCGCGTCGCTGCCGTCAAACGCGCCGCTGAAACTGAAGCTGACCGACGTCCTGCAGATCGCCGCCCATGAGAGCCGCGAGTACCAGAGCCAGAAGGAAACCGTGTTCCGCACGGCACTGCAGCTCGACCTGGAGCGCGACGCATTTCGCCAGACGTGGTCGGGCGTCCTGACGAGCCTGTTCCAGTCCAACCTGGAACGGACGGTGGCCCTCGATGACAAGGGGCACACCGACCTGCAGACGGTGTCGGGGTTCGAGAACGACGGCGTGCTGGAGTTCTCGCAACGGTTGAAAAACGGCTTGAGTTTTACCGGGGCACTCGGCGTGGACCTGGTCTCGCTGATGACCCAGGACCGGCTGTACTCGCGCGGGCTTTATGCGGATGTCAGCATCTCGCTGCCGCTGCTGCGCGGCGCGGGCGAATTCGTCGTGACCGAGCCGCTGACGCAGGCCGAGCGCAATGTCGTCTACGCGATCTACACGTTCGAGCGGTTCAAGCACACGTTCGCCGTCGACGTCGCCACCGACTATTTCGACGTGCTGCAGCAGTGGGACCAGGTGCGCAATGCCGAGGACAACTACCGCAGCCTGATTGCCTCGACCCGCCGGGCGCGGCGCCTGGCCGACGCGGGGCGGCTGCCCGAAATCCAGGTGGACCAGTCGCGGCAGGACGAGCTGCGTGCCCGGCAGCGCTGGGTCGCGGCGACCGAGCAGTACCAGCGGCGCCTGGATGCGTTCAAGGTGACGCTGGGCCTGCCGGCCGACGCGGATGTGACCCTCGATTACGGCGAACTGGAACGCCTGGCAGCCCGCGCCGAGCAGGCGTTCCCGCCCGAAGCGGGGGTTGCCGGGGCGGCGACCGCACCGGCGGCCGATGCGCCGATCGAGTTGACACCGCCCGGGACCGGCGCGGCGGGGCCGTACGAGTTCGATCCGGCCGAGGCCGTCGCCATCGCGCTCGCCCACCGGCTCGACCTGCGCGTGGCCCTGGGGCAGATCGACGATGCGCAGCGCACCGTGGCCGTGGCCGCGGACCAGTTGCGGGCCGACGTGACGCTGCTGGGGCGCGGGTCGGCCGGAGCGAGCCGCACCCTGGCGAGCGTGAGCTCGGATGACGCGATCCTGCGGCCCGACGAGGGCACCTACTCGGCGCTGCTGACGGTGGATCTGCCGCTGGAGCGCACGGCCGAGCGGAACACGTACCGTGCGAGCCTGATCGGATTGGAGCAGGCGGTGCGCGCGGCGCAGCAGTTCGAGGACCAGGTTAAGCTCGACGTCCGCAACCGTCTGAGCCAGTTGCTGGAGGCGCGCGAGTCACTGCGCATCCAGACGGACGCGGTGGCCGTGGCCCGCCGGCGCGTCGAGAGCACGAACCTGTTCCTGGAGGCCGGGCGCGCCGAGATTCGCGACGTGCTGGAGGCGCAGGACGCGCTGATCTCGGCCCAGAACGCCCTGACCGCTGCGCTGGTCAGCTACCGCCTCGGTGAGCTCGCGCTGCAGCGCGATCTGGGCGTGCTCGCGGTGAACGAGCGGGGGCTCTGGCAGGAATACCTGCCGCAGAATGAGGCCAAGGAAGATGAGTCTCCCGAAAACTAA
- a CDS encoding PEP-CTERM sorting domain-containing protein — translation MQSTRRAVLVGLIALILPAAMAQTLTMVTFADPADDASTPLFTFDGAQFQGGWTGLNLDLLTPGLPLTGDIPDATFTMTTLSATQIVPGYYSLSGGTIEFFDASSVLVFRITFQSASLAPDIGFGASDLALQNVVFYDPAQPTQPFGQDRFAFSFANDAQVGDLATWTASFTSSAIPEPASMVLLVAGGLLISLRRREA, via the coding sequence ATGCAGTCGACACGCCGCGCTGTACTCGTGGGTCTCATCGCGCTTATTCTGCCGGCCGCCATGGCCCAGACGTTGACGATGGTGACGTTCGCCGATCCCGCGGATGACGCCTCGACGCCGCTGTTCACCTTCGACGGCGCCCAGTTCCAGGGTGGCTGGACCGGCCTTAATCTGGACTTGCTGACGCCGGGCCTGCCGCTGACGGGCGACATCCCGGATGCCACTTTTACGATGACCACGCTCTCGGCGACGCAGATCGTGCCTGGTTACTACTCGCTGAGCGGCGGGACGATTGAGTTCTTCGACGCGTCCAGCGTCCTGGTCTTCCGGATCACGTTCCAGTCGGCCTCGCTGGCGCCGGACATCGGGTTCGGGGCGAGTGATCTGGCCCTGCAGAACGTGGTTTTCTACGATCCCGCGCAGCCGACGCAGCCGTTCGGCCAGGATCGCTTCGCGTTCAGCTTCGCCAACGACGCCCAAGTGGGCGATCTGGCCACGTGGACCGCGTCGTTCACCTCGTCGGCCATCCCTGAGCCCGCGTCGATGGTGCTCCTGGTTGCCGGCGGGCTGCTGATCAGCCTGCGTCGTCGCGAGGCGTAG
- a CDS encoding dual specificity protein phosphatase family protein, producing the protein MAGPPPRTRSGLSDPHQWRLWLAGLIGSRYDGLCHFAVVEPGVLMRCGQPRVRELEQIRVEHGLRTVVCARGGTRHPLRGRWFRKEQVYCAAAGIHLEHMPFSDAATPPADVFERFLTLVAEPTRRPVLVHCEQGFHRTGILCAAYRIRACGWALEQALEEMRAYGFDFERAKRRPLLDALRVWAIG; encoded by the coding sequence ATGGCCGGCCCGCCGCCGCGCACGCGCTCCGGGCTGTCTGACCCGCACCAGTGGCGTCTATGGCTGGCCGGGCTGATCGGCAGCCGGTACGACGGGTTGTGCCATTTCGCGGTGGTGGAGCCGGGGGTGCTGATGCGCTGTGGGCAGCCGCGGGTGCGCGAGCTGGAGCAGATCCGCGTTGAGCATGGCCTGCGAACCGTGGTGTGTGCGCGGGGCGGGACGCGACATCCGCTGCGCGGGCGCTGGTTTCGCAAGGAGCAGGTATACTGTGCGGCCGCGGGGATTCACTTGGAGCACATGCCGTTCTCGGACGCGGCGACGCCGCCGGCGGATGTGTTCGAGCGGTTTCTGACGCTGGTGGCGGAGCCGACCCGGCGGCCGGTGCTGGTGCATTGCGAGCAGGGTTTTCATCGCACGGGGATTCTGTGCGCCGCTTATCGGATCCGCGCGTGCGGCTGGGCGCTGGAGCAGGCGCTGGAAGAGATGCGCGCGTACGGCTTCGACTTTGAGCGTGCGAAGCGTCGACCGTTGCTGGACGCGCTGCGGGTCTGGGCCATCGGCTGA
- a CDS encoding UMP kinase → MTAQNPCYRRVILKISGEGFCPPGGFGVHRAPLDRIAAEIGEVAALGVQVGVVCGGGNFLRGSRFADELGIDRATADYMGMLGTVLNALALHDAFERLGFSARIQSALTISRVGEPYDRHHCLRHFEDGRIVILAAGTGNPHVTTDSCAAMRAIELKADVLLKATKVDGVYDDDPARNPNATLYTHVSYDQVIDGRLRVMDISATEMCQQYNLPVVVFNLYKHGTLRRVVLGEPLGTRMDAD, encoded by the coding sequence ATGACCGCGCAAAACCCCTGCTACCGGCGTGTGATTCTGAAGATCAGCGGCGAGGGCTTTTGCCCGCCGGGCGGGTTTGGTGTGCACCGGGCCCCGCTGGACCGGATCGCGGCAGAGATCGGCGAGGTCGCGGCGCTGGGGGTGCAGGTTGGGGTGGTCTGCGGGGGCGGCAACTTTCTGCGCGGCTCGCGCTTTGCCGACGAGCTTGGCATCGACCGGGCGACCGCCGACTACATGGGCATGCTGGGCACGGTGTTGAACGCCCTGGCGCTGCACGACGCGTTCGAGCGGCTGGGCTTCTCGGCCCGCATCCAGAGCGCTCTGACGATCAGCCGCGTCGGTGAGCCGTACGACCGGCACCACTGCCTGCGGCATTTCGAGGACGGGCGGATCGTGATTCTCGCGGCGGGCACCGGCAACCCGCACGTGACAACGGATTCATGCGCGGCCATGCGGGCGATCGAGCTGAAAGCCGACGTGCTGCTGAAGGCGACGAAAGTGGATGGCGTGTACGACGATGATCCGGCCCGCAACCCGAACGCAACGCTGTATACGCACGTTTCATACGACCAGGTCATCGACGGTCGGTTGCGGGTCATGGACATCAGTGCAACCGAGATGTGCCAGCAGTACAACCTGCCCGTCGTCGTGTTCAATCTGTACAAGCATGGGACGCTGCGGCGGGTCGTGCTCGGCGAGCCACTGGGCACGCGGATGGATGCAGACTGA
- a CDS encoding phosphoribosylformylglycinamidine cyclo-ligase: protein MEDLIGPLVRRTYGPRVLPSHGAFGGLFRLDYDERLFARKFRDPVLVGCTDGVGSKLLVAIQARRYNTVGIDLVAMNVNDLLCCGAEPLFFLDYVAVHKLKPEFVAEIVAGVVAGCELAGCALLGGETAEMPDLYRKRHFDLAGFAVGVVERSRMLVRENVRPGDHLVGLLSSGLHSNGYALARKLLLHDARLPLMQPARALGEPLVDALLRPTRIYVRPVLDALRHYQQRPLITGMAHITGGGLPGNVPRMLSDDCDAIIRRGSWPVPPVFGLLEHLGVAEEEMYRVFNMGIGYVLAVRPKSVEAVVRRLTKSGEQAAVIGRVRKGTGRVEIV from the coding sequence ATGGAAGACCTCATCGGCCCGCTCGTCCGCCGGACGTACGGCCCGCGCGTGCTGCCCAGCCACGGCGCCTTTGGCGGCCTGTTCCGGCTGGACTACGACGAGCGCCTGTTCGCGCGCAAGTTTCGCGACCCGGTGCTGGTCGGCTGCACCGACGGCGTGGGCAGCAAGCTGCTCGTGGCCATCCAGGCCCGCCGGTATAACACGGTCGGCATCGATCTGGTCGCGATGAACGTCAACGACCTGCTGTGCTGCGGGGCGGAGCCGCTCTTCTTCCTCGATTACGTCGCCGTCCACAAGCTCAAGCCCGAGTTCGTGGCGGAGATCGTCGCCGGCGTGGTCGCCGGCTGCGAGCTGGCGGGCTGCGCGCTGCTCGGCGGCGAGACCGCCGAGATGCCCGACCTGTACCGCAAGCGCCATTTCGACCTCGCCGGTTTCGCGGTCGGCGTCGTCGAGCGCAGCCGCATGTTGGTGCGCGAAAACGTCCGGCCGGGCGACCATCTCGTCGGCCTGCTTTCGAGTGGCCTGCATTCCAATGGCTACGCCCTGGCGCGCAAGCTGCTCTTGCACGATGCGCGGCTGCCGCTCATGCAGCCGGCCCGCGCCCTCGGCGAGCCCCTGGTCGACGCCCTGCTGCGGCCGACGCGCATCTACGTCCGTCCCGTGCTCGACGCCTTGCGGCACTATCAGCAGCGCCCGCTCATCACCGGCATGGCCCACATCACCGGCGGCGGGCTCCCCGGCAACGTGCCGCGCATGCTGTCCGACGACTGCGACGCCATCATCCGCCGCGGATCGTGGCCCGTCCCACCGGTCTTCGGTCTGCTCGAACACCTCGGCGTGGCCGAGGAGGAAATGTACCGCGTCTTCAACATGGGGATCGGCTACGTGCTGGCGGTCCGGCCCAAGTCGGTGGAGGCCGTCGTCCGGCGGCTTACCAAGTCGGGCGAGCAGGCTGCCGTGATCGGTCGCGTGCGAAAGGGCACGGGCCGGGTGGAGATCGTCTGA
- the metG gene encoding methionine--tRNA ligase subunit beta produces the protein MSETPAIIQFDDFLKLDLRVATVLQAEPHPAADKLLVLQVDLGTEQRQIIAGIRGYYEPAALVGKQIIVVANLAPRKMRGLDSNGMLLAATSPDHTQVILLTTERPIAAGARVS, from the coding sequence ATGTCCGAGACTCCCGCCATCATTCAGTTCGACGACTTCCTCAAGCTGGACCTGCGCGTTGCCACGGTGCTCCAGGCGGAGCCCCATCCGGCGGCCGACAAGCTGCTGGTCCTCCAGGTGGACTTGGGTACCGAGCAGCGCCAGATCATCGCTGGCATCCGCGGCTATTACGAGCCCGCCGCGCTGGTTGGCAAGCAGATCATCGTCGTGGCGAACCTGGCGCCGCGCAAGATGCGCGGCCTGGACAGCAACGGCATGCTGCTCGCCGCGACCAGCCCCGACCACACGCAGGTCATCCTGCTGACCACCGAACGGCCAATCGCCGCCGGCGCGCGCGTGTCCTGA
- a CDS encoding imidazolonepropionase, translating to MSAERRESTSLLITRIGTLAVVPPGPLPGPRMGQITMIPNAALLVRDGRIAWFGPARDAPLDEGAMQLSAGGGCVIPGLIDPHTHIPFVGDRSGEFVRRLAGESYLSIMESGGGIRSTCRAVRNASLDELVSANLPRLHRMLENGVTRIECKSGYGLSPEHELKQLEAIRELGRQQPIELEATYLGAHALPDDFDGRPDEFIETIASPQLFAEIARRGLARFCDVFCDRGAFDAAQARRVLERAAAAGLRPKLHADELAQIGATRLAGELRAVSADHLEHIDDAGIAALLATGAVAVVLPGTSFYLGIPHCDARRLIAAGLPVALATDFNPGSCMIESLPWIMNIACCQLRMTPNEVLTACTANAATALDVHRHAGAIEIGFVADLTILDVPSLEAWFYTPGRPRVRGVVKSGHIVYRRPEHYL from the coding sequence ATGAGCGCGGAACGCCGCGAGTCCACATCGTTACTGATCACCCGCATCGGCACCCTGGCCGTTGTGCCGCCGGGACCGCTGCCCGGCCCGCGCATGGGCCAGATCACCATGATCCCCAACGCCGCCCTCCTGGTGCGCGATGGACGCATCGCCTGGTTCGGACCCGCCCGCGACGCCCCGCTCGACGAAGGCGCCATGCAGCTTTCCGCCGGCGGCGGCTGCGTCATCCCCGGCCTGATCGATCCCCACACGCACATCCCGTTCGTCGGTGACCGCAGCGGCGAGTTCGTCCGGCGCTTGGCCGGCGAATCCTACCTGTCCATCATGGAGTCCGGCGGCGGCATCCGCAGCACGTGCCGCGCCGTCCGCAACGCCAGCCTGGATGAGCTCGTCTCCGCCAATCTGCCGCGCCTGCACCGCATGCTCGAGAACGGCGTGACGCGCATCGAATGTAAGAGCGGCTACGGCCTGTCGCCTGAGCACGAGCTGAAGCAGCTCGAAGCCATCCGGGAGCTTGGCCGCCAGCAGCCAATCGAGCTCGAAGCCACCTACCTCGGGGCCCACGCGCTCCCGGATGACTTCGACGGTCGGCCCGATGAGTTCATCGAGACCATCGCCAGCCCGCAACTGTTCGCCGAGATCGCGCGCCGCGGCCTCGCGCGCTTCTGCGACGTCTTCTGCGATCGCGGGGCCTTCGACGCGGCGCAGGCCCGCCGGGTGCTGGAGCGCGCCGCGGCGGCCGGTCTGCGGCCGAAGCTGCATGCCGACGAGCTGGCCCAGATCGGCGCCACGCGCCTGGCCGGCGAGCTGCGTGCGGTCTCGGCTGACCATCTGGAGCACATCGATGACGCCGGCATCGCGGCGCTGTTGGCCACGGGGGCCGTCGCGGTCGTCCTGCCCGGCACGTCGTTCTACCTCGGTATCCCGCATTGCGACGCCCGCCGGCTGATCGCGGCCGGGTTACCCGTCGCGCTGGCGACCGACTTCAATCCCGGCTCCTGCATGATCGAGTCGTTGCCCTGGATCATGAACATCGCCTGCTGCCAGTTGCGGATGACGCCCAACGAAGTGCTGACCGCCTGCACGGCGAACGCGGCCACGGCACTCGACGTCCACCGCCATGCGGGCGCTATTGAAATCGGCTTCGTGGCTGACCTGACGATCCTGGACGTTCCCTCGCTGGAAGCGTGGTTCTACACGCCCGGCCGCCCGCGCGTGCGTGGCGTGGTCAAGTCCGGGCACATCGTCTATCGCCGCCCTGAGCACTACCTGTAA